Proteins from a genomic interval of Nematostella vectensis chromosome 5, jaNemVect1.1, whole genome shotgun sequence:
- the LOC116601353 gene encoding uncharacterized protein LOC116601353 isoform X1 — MENNTSTAPDEDQSKLLHSISQDIPPETLRLFFTMAQAMKDKSPEECKSLVHSILVASHDPFATPSASADTLPLQSRHSSGQRPAVIDESADPDKQNKMQDELSKKKLENLENGHGGGGGSNGEVSDGGDDSSDDSGGGDDSGGGDDSGDGGGGNDSVGASGGYCGGGIVANGDASVVIGSDESGDYITADDDIGGEDEGSRGAIGNTDGDDSAAIRGDRGDCRGATAVAVGDESVAIGSEDGYAISVDNGDAIGCDGGGAIGGNHGGTIGGNHGDAGDAIVADDGDAGDAIVGDDGDESVAIGGNDGDESVAIGIEDGDAIESVAIGSEDGDAIESVAIGIEDGDAIESVAIGSEDGDAIESVAIGIEDGDAIESVAIGIEDGYAISVDNGGAIGCNDGGTIGGNHGDAGDAIVADDGDESVAIGGNDGDESVAIGGNDGDESVAIGSEYEGGNDGDTGDDGAIAKSGGSDVILYPPKPSATFTSSSCKPPESETQEFQEENALEARISGEGTPISMSNHSASLSSSAASSSSFPPCGVPSNTPFSSSTQKPANAHSLKTMTSLIGTSTLTSGEIAGAEPCTLNSAAILPDGTMHSVIEQYPDSPDQLSASPTVYYQPKVIMQGGRPVLLLHPVTPDQIKKQGGQRSKGLSAFGHGEVPIMLSLPLDENGELPNVQSDLGNEKRTNIAKERKGLQDDFGNEKKKDVTESRDGMQNETVVLESRDEMQDHFEIGKERDLIMDGIQDDAVHEKQRELSRERNKVQREDDGKAIFVRSMMHSEECKNVHTSDASGRVVIESRDSLSEARPQLRIKYSNPFSSDPPGNDDELGYPGARPKTRKYSNPFESDSNEDLPRTDFCTIPKSMRASDKEGVAKAMSDADDVQFDLRMASTWSYEDQYLRECTLEDFVQNDDSEPPPSPELPSSQPRERIASDAMVTFFEAPIAVDLDHAGWTHTTETTPIPSCINVTLTSATPLATGGYDMGSSVSTVSIPTPLVTSSPSTSPTVRTTPSPCTTPSEPTLPSSTTTKQTQQNKRPLPGQVAPLWVPDEHVDNCAHCCQKFTIVRRRHHCRACGRIFCSNCCNQLARLAYLQYKISRICALCTIQIRNILKERSLRKSSSAGPSPPFSAINNRSPPITSSLSGYNQRQPGSSQSTERTSVVQELFDQQKAASKQPKELSRTGKRANVVGAAHSLPGESNTYQSQVHRNSTGSTSQQTLYSNPPPGQPINVQSQIYGFPGPTGSTSQQPPAYTSSQSLPGQCVEPQSRLQKYKEPGNSSNVSRHYNPGLTSQEIQGNSSSSENLPSYNTNTTIPYKSGASQSSAPGMSPMLNTSEPESLALANTMISATDHSLPGHFVFVPSKPNNTPGSMIAFTDPGTGRVVQIPVAYNPGPTQSVPGKLESTQSSPWNVVVSNAQTLGVATDNPQTLPGRSLTDEFPGSDKDKPSNVKAPLPSFTVDTTNLKTSETKSDIQSHLFSNPTKLSRSDVNQKKSVPVTPSKVTSKRPPSPGQLKLPLRPSGRSVTWRGGRMDGVLCDKKKNMARELKENPFGVALQLDPDLLVFVKKAAMPDSSGVAQSVWCYRSQGLIKHGQNEIVILIQVKPREELFPDIVLRVFIAILSLTKQGNVFNHGNYLAFNDAFFNSNVAVLFVSDHLTTKPAAIGDSRSPFLYGVLVKKLELMYAMYTPTRLLLRIGQETRHYPFPVVNNRDRAAVYDGTDPDDVYYKTSLAMNKYLKNRVPEALIPGLSIVQDGSKLLLQVPTKAQTTIVSLFDRLIVKSNHSSTIPILSDVNVRSAGHKVFHQAVRTKEVLFAKSVSLFINPAASQDCVTESTGLGFVILYLGVDDSGHMNFGGKVVDDGALVYLNKTATAKIRQSLYERSNCFFHLGDACEVSNFELQWIEDEIPYLQPSSEDSPVTNTTKPPTSGTLNIDIKHAGFKSELDKLTKAVQVNVGNLLSTIEGRIQRACVQPLMQQSERMKPGEVMKIQLRVAVDSGYKKWSVGPGNQPVALIRSLQMSLSSVRLPELYNTNIGLSFDVTLTKE, encoded by the exons ATGGAGAACAACACATCCACTGCACCTGATGAGGACCAAAGCAAACTGTTACACAGTATATCACAAGATATTCCTCCCGAAACCCTAAGGCTTTTTTTTACCATGGCTCAGGCCATGAAAGACAAAAGCCCTGAGGAATGTAAATCACTAGTGCATTCAATACTGGTGGCTAGTCATGATCCGTTTGCCACCCCATCTGCCTCTGCCGACACACTCCCATTACAAAGCAGGCATTCATCAGGCCAGAGACCAGCCGTTATTGATGAATCTGCTGACCCAGATAAACAGAACAAAATGCAAGATGAGCTTTCAAAGAAGAAGCTAGAGAATCTAGAGAATGgtcatggtggtggtggtggtagtaatGGTGAGGtcagtgatggtggtgatgatagtagtgatgatagtggtggcgGTGACGATAGTGGTGGCGGTGacgatagtggtgatggtggtggtggcaatGATAGTGTTGGTGCTAGTGGTGGTtattgtggtggtggtattgttGCAAATGGTGATGCTAGTGTTGTTATTGGTAGTGATGAAAGTGGTGATTATATtactgctgatgatgatatcGGTGGTGAGGATGAAGGAAGTAGAGGTGCTATTGGCAATACTGACGGTGATGATAGTGCTGCTATTCGCGGTGACAGGGGTGATTGTAGAGGTGCTACTGCTGTTGCTGTTGGTGATGAAAGTGTTGCTATTGGCAGTGAGGATGGTTACGCTATTAGTGTTGACAATGGTGACGCTATTGGCTGTGACGGTGGTGGTGCTATTGGCGGTAACCATGGTGGTACTATTGGCGGTAACCATGGTGATGCTGGTGATGCTATTGTTGCtgacgatggtgatgctggtgaTGCTATTGTtggtgacgatggtgatgaaaGTGTTGCTATTGGCGGTAACGATGGTGATGAAAGTGTTGCTATTGGCATTGAGGATGGTGATGCTATTGAAAGTGTTGCTATTGGCAGCGAGGATG GTGATGCTATTGAAAGTGTTGCTATTGGCATTGAGGATGGTGATGCTATTGAAAGTGTTGCTATTGGCAGCGAGGATGGTGATGCTATTGAAAGTGTTGCTATTGGCATTGAGGATGGTGATGCTATTGAAAGTGTTGCTATTGGCATTGAGGATGGTTACGCTATAAGTGTTGACAATGGTGGTGCTATTGGCTGTAACGATGGTGGTACTATTGGCGGTAACCATGGTGATGCTGGTGATGCTATTGTTgctgacgatggtgatgaaaGTGTTGCTATTGGCGGTAACGATGGTGATGAAAGTGTTGCTATTGGCGGTAACGATGGTGATGAAAGTGTTGCTATTGGCAGTGAATATGAAGGTGGGAATGATGGTGAtactggtgatgatggtgcAATCGCTAAGAGTGGCGGTAGTGATGTTATTTTGTATCCACCAAAACCATCAGCCACCTTTACTTCATCATCTTGTAAACCACCTGAAAGTGAGACACAAGAGTTCCAGGAGGAAAATGCACTTGAAGCTCGAATATCTGGAGAAGGGACTCCCATTTCAATGTCCAATCATTCAGCTTCCTTATCCTCATCAGCAGCCTCATCCTCGTCCTTCCCACCATGTGGAGTACCTTCAAACACCCCATTCAGCTCATCGACACAAAAGCCAGCTAATGCTCACAGTCTCAAAACCATGACAAGCTTGATTGGAACTTCGACTCTAACATCAGGAGAAATAGCAGGCGCAGAGCCATGCACCCTCAACTCAGCCGCTATATTGCCAGATGGCACAATGCATAGCGTTATCGAACAGTACCCTGATTCACCAGATCAGTTGTCAGCATCTCCAACAGTCTACTACCAGCCAAAGGTAATCATGCAAGGCGGGAGACCAGTTCTTCTTTTACATCCGGTTACTCCTGATCAGATCAAGAAGCAAGGGGGACAACGTTCCAAAGGGCTGAGTGCATTTGGGCATGGGGAAGTTCCCATCATGCTTTCCTTACCCTTGGACGAAAATGGTGAACTCCCCAATGTGCAAAGTGATCTTGGCAATGAAAAGAGAACAAACATAGCAAAGGAAAGGAAGGGATTGCAAGATGACTTTGGTAATGAGAAGAAAAAAGATGTAACAGAGAGCAGGGATGGAATGCAAAATGAGACAGTCGTTTTAGAGAGCAGGGATGAAATGCAAGATCATTTTGAGATTGGAAAGGAAAGAGATTTAATAATGGATGGAATACAGGATGACGCGGTTCATGAAAAGCAAAGAGAGTTATCACGGGAAAGAAATAAAGTGCAACGTGAGGATGATGGGAAGGCGATATTTGTTCGGTCCATGATGCATTCAGAAGAATGCAAAAATGTTCATACTTCTGATGCCTCTGGAAGAGTGGTTATTGAGTCACGTGACTCATTGTCCGAAGCAAGGCCACAGCTAAGAATAAAGTACTCCAATCCATTCTCTTCTGATCCTCCTGGTAATGATGACGAGCTAGGGTATCCTGGTGCCAGaccaaaaacaagaaaatactCAAATCCGTTTGAGTCAGATTCCAATGAAGATCTACCACGCACAGATTTCTGTACAATTCCAAAGTCCATGCGAGCGTCTGATAAAGAGGGCGTAGCTAAGGCCATGAGTGATGCAGATGATGTACAGTTTGACCTAAGGATGGCATCCACATGGTCTTATGAGGATCAGTACTTAAG GGAATGTACACTTGAGGACTTCGTGCAAAATGATGATTCTGAGCCCCCACCGAGCCCTGAACTGCCCTCAAGTCAACCACGTGAGCGAATCGCTAGCGATGCCATGGTAACATTCTTTGAAGCTCCAATCGCTGTCGACTTAGACCACGCAGGCTGGACACACA CCACAGAAACAACACCAATCCCAAGCTGTATCAACGTCACCCTTACATCAGCAACCCCACTCGCGACAGGTGGGTATGATATGGGATCCTCAGTGTCAACTGTCAGTATCCCCACTCCTCTCGTGACGTCCTCCCCGAGTACCTCCCCCACAGTCAGGACGACGCCGAGCCCTTGTACAACCCCCAGCGAACCAACTCTTCCAAGTTCGACGACTACGAAACAAACGCAACAGAACAAGCGTCCTTTG CCAGGCCAGGTTGCTCCGCTGTGGGTCCCGGATGAACACGTTGACAACTGCGCCCATTGTTGCCAAAAGTTCACCATTGTGAGGCGACGTCACCATTGCAGAGCATGCGGCCGG ATCTTTTGCAGTAACTGTTGTAATCAGTTGGCACGTTTGGCATATCTGCAATACAAGATATCCCGTATCTGCGCCCTTTGCACGATCCAGATCAGAAACA TATTGAAGGAACGGAGCTTACGGAAGTCAAGCAGTGCAGGTCCTTCGCCTCCTTTTTCCGCTATAAACAACAGATCTCCACCAATAACCAGCAGCCTGTCAGGTTACAATCAAAGGCAACCTGGGTCATCACAAAGTACTGAACGAACATCTGTGGTGCAGGAGCTCTTCGATCAGCAAAAAGCCGCTTCAAAACAGCCAAAAGAGCTTTCTAGAACAGGAAAACGGGCAAATGTTGTTGGTGCTGCACATTCCCTTCCTGGAGAATCAAATACTTACCAGTCACAAGTCCACAGAAACTCAACAGGAAGTACAAGTCAGCAAACCTTGTATAGCAACCCCCCTCCTGGACAACCCATCAACGTCCAGTCACAAATCTATGGGTTTCCAGGACCGACAGGTAGCACAAGTCAGCAACCTCCAGCTTACACATCCAGTCAATCGCTTCCAGGACAATGTGTCGAGCCACAGTCGCGACTCCAAAAGTACAAGGAACCAGGAAATTCTTCTAATGTTAGCAGACACTACAATCCTGGTTTGACTAGTCAAGAGATACAAGGAAACTCTAGTAGCAGCGAGAACCTTCCAAGCTACAATACCAACACCACTATTCCTTACAAGTCAGGAGCCTCACAGTCTAGTGCTCCAGGAATGTCTCCCATGTTGAACACGTCGGAGCCCGAATCTCTTGCTCTCGCCAACACAATGATCTCTGCCACGGATCATTCCCTACCTGGTCATTTTGTATTTGTGCCTTCCAAACCGAATAACACCCCCGGCTCCATGATTGCCTTCACCGATCCAGGAACTGGAAGGGTCGTACAGATCCCTGTTGCATACAATCCAGGGCCTACGCAATCAGTTCCGGGAAAGTTGGAGTCAACTCAGTCCTCTCCCTGGAATGTGGTAGTTTCGAATGCGCAGACCTTGGGCGTAGCGACAGATAACCCACAGACACTGCCAGGAAGATCTTTAACAGATGAATTTCCTGGCTCTGATAAAGATAAGCCCTCCAACGTTAAAGCACCTTTACCAAGTTTTACTGTGGACACAACTAATttgaagacttctgaaacAAAGTCAGACATCCAGTCACACCTATTTTCTAATCCGACCAAACTGTCTCGTTCTGATGTTAATCAAAAGAAGTCTGTTCCAGTGACACCCTCTAAGGTGACCAGCAAACGTCCACCATCGCCAGGTCAGTTAAAGCTCCCTCTGCGACCCTCGGGACGGAGCGTGACGTGGAGAGGGGGTAGAATGGATGGAGTTCTATGCGACAAGAAAAAGAACATGGCAAGAGAACTGAAAG AAAATCCTTTTGGAGTCGCCTTGCAGTTGGATCCGGACCTACTTGTGTTTGTAAAAAAGGCAGCAA TGCCTGACAGTAGCGGTGTCGCTCAGTCGGTCTGGTGCTATCGGAGCCAAGGTCTGATCAAGCATGGTCAAAATGAGATAGTGATCTTGATCCAAGTGAAACCTCGTGAGGAGCTCTTCCCCGACATCGTGCTCAGGGTCTTCATTGCGATCTTGAGTTTAACCAAGCAAG GAAACGTTTTCAACCATGGCAACTACCTAGCGTTCAATGATGCATTCTTCAACTCCAACGTCGCGGTTTTATTTGTTTCAGATCATCTAACG ACCAAGCCTGCGGCAATTGGAGATTCCCGCTCTCCATTCCTGTACGGGGTACTCGTGAAGAAGCTTGAGCTGATGTACGCCATGTACACGCCTACAAGGCTTCTCTTACGCATTGGCCAGGAGACCAGAC ATTATCCTTTTCCTGTTGTCAACAATCGCGATAGAGCCGCAGTGTATGACGGGACCGATCCAGATGATGTATATTACAAAACGTCATTAGCAATGAACAAGTACCTT AAAAACCGAGTTCCAGAGGCTCTTATTCCAGGCCTCTCTATCGTGCAGGATGGTAGCAAACTCCTTTTGCAAGTGCCGACCAAAGCACAAACTACG ATCGTTAGCTTATTCGACCGGTTAATCGTGAAGTCGAACCACTCGTCGACCATCCCCATCCTGTCCGACGTCAATGTCCGGAGTGCCGGACACAAGGTGTTTCACCAGGCCGTTCGTACCAAGGAAGTATTATTTGCCAAGTCTGTCAGTCTTTTCATCAACCCTGCTGCTTCACAAGACTGCGTGACAG AGTCAACAGGTCTTGGCTTTGTCATATTATATCTGGGCGTTGATGACTCGGGACACATGAACTTTGGAGGGAAAGTGGTCGATG ATGGAGCACTGGTGTATCTTAACAAAACTGCGACTGCAAAAATCCGTCAAAGTCTGTACGAGCGCTCAAATTGCTTTTTCCACCTCGGAGACGCCTGCGAAGTTAGCAATTTTGAGTTGCAGTGGATTGAGGATGAAATCCCGTATCTCCAGCCATCAAGCGAAGACTCGCctgtcaccaacaccactaAACCGCCGACGTCGGGCACCTTGAACATTGATATCAAGCATGCTGG GTTCAAGTCGGAGCTGGATAAACTGACTAAGGCTGTCCAGGTGAATGTCGGAAACTTGCTATCCACCATTGAGGGTCGTATCCAACGCGCATGCGTGCAGCCTCTTATGCAGCAGTCGGAGCGGATGAAGCCAGGCGAAGTGATGAAGATTCAGCTACGAGTGGCAGTCGACTCGGGGTACAAG AAATGGTCTGTGGGTCCCGGAAATCAGCCTGTTGCCCTAATCAGATCATTGCAGATGTCCCTCAGCAGCGTGCGACTACCAGAGCTCTACAACACCAACATAGGGCTGAGCTTTGACGTCACGCTCACGAAGGAATGA